A stretch of the Denticeps clupeoides chromosome 6, fDenClu1.1, whole genome shotgun sequence genome encodes the following:
- the ypel2a gene encoding protein yippee-like 2, translating into MTRSKTFQAYLPSCHRTYSCIHCRAHLANHDELISKSFQGSQGRAYLFNSVVNVGCGPAEERVLLTGLHAVADIYCENCKTTLGWKYEHAFETSQKYKEGKFIIELAHMIKDNGWD; encoded by the exons ATGACACGCTCCAAAACCTTCCAGGCGTACCTGCCCAGCTGCCACCGAACCTACAGCTGCATCCACTGCCGGGCACATCTGGCCAACCACGATGAGCTCATCTCCAAG tctTTCCAGGGAAGCCAGGGGAGAGCGTACCTCTTCAACTCTGT tgtgaacGTGGGCTGTGGCCCTGCAGAGGAGAGGGTGCTGCTGACTGGCCTTCACGCTGTCGCCGACATCTACTGCGAAAACTGCAAAACCACACTGGGCTGGAAATAT gAACACGCATTTGAGACCAGTCAGAAGTATAAGGAGGGGAAGTTTATCATTGAGTTGGCCCACATGATTAAGGACAACGGGTGGGACTGA